The DNA window CATCCTGGATGCGTAATTCATCATAGGCAACCGGCTCAAAAAGATCCATCGCCCCCATTACATCGTCTTCGTTGAAAAGGGGAGTAACTTCAGGTTTTCCAGCACGGGCATTTTTCCGATTGAGCCGTTCTGCTTCTTCCTGCATCAGCTTCACGGTATCAAGCCATAGAATTTCGCAAAGTTCGATGGTCGGCGCTGTCGCATAAATTTTGCCCCGAAAACCCCGTTTGAAAAGAAAAGGAATTCGACCAGAGTGGTCAAGATGGGCATGGGTCAGGAGAAGAAAACGGATTTCACCCGGGGCAAATGGAAAGGGCTGATAATTCCTTTCTTCCTCTTTACCCTGGAACATGCCACAGTCAACCAGAAATTTCCACTTCTCCGTAGTTACAAGATAGCAGGAACCAGTAACTCCTTGAGCAGCACCCCAAAAGGTAATTTGCATCCCCTATCGCTTCCTCCCCTCTTCCAAGAGTTCTTGCAAAAATTGCCACAGCGATGGAGCAAATTCTTCCCGTTGAAGCGCAAGGGCAATGTTGGCTTTCAAATAACTGATTTTATCTCCAACTCCAAAGTGTTTCCCAGAAAAACAGTAGGCATACATCCGTTCTCGGGGGAGAAGACTTTTCAACGCATCGGTGAGCTGAATCTCACCCCCTTTTCCAGGATTTACCTTGGATATTGCCTCAAAAACAGAGGGATTAAGGAGATACCGCCCCACGATAGCCAGATTCGAAGGTGCTTCTTCAACGGAAGGCTTCTCTACTAGATCTTCCACAAGGTAGAGCGACGAAGCCACTTCTTTCCCTTTAATGATTCCCCACTGCGAAACATCTTCGCGAGGAACCGGCATCGCGGCAAGATATATAGCCGGCTCCTGAACATAAAATTCAAGCATCTGCAAAAGACATGGCACCGGCGAAAGCACAATGTCATCAGCAAGAAACACGGCAAAATTTTCCTCGCCTACGAATCGTCGAGCCTGCAACAAAGCGTCTCCCAGACCCCGGGGCCGCTTTTGCCGTACGTAGAAAATATCCACTGCTTCTACAATACGGCGAATTTCCTCCAAAAGCTTTTCCCGCCCCTTATTTTGTAATTCATTCTCGAGCTCCACTGCGTAATCAAAATAGTCTTCAATAGCTCGTTTCCCCCGACCGGTCACAAAAAGAATACTCTCAATCCCTGAAGCAACCGCTTCTTCCACCACGTACTGTACCGCAGGCCGGTCAACCAGGGGTAACATTTCTTTGGGTTGAGTTTTGGTTACCGGAAGTAATCTCGTCCCAAAACCAGCTACCGGGATAACTGCCTTGGTAATTCGGCCCCGCATATCTTTTTCTCCTTTCTTCCCAGATAATAAATCAAAAACCACAACACCCCTAATCCCAAAAGATAATCTCCGATACTCACCACAAAAAATTTTCGAAAAAGGAGCGAAAAATAAGGGAGAACATCGGCCAGAAAAGAGAGACGGGTGGAGAGACCGATGGCCACGTAATCCGGATAAAAGCCTTTTTCCAAATTCCGGATGAGGTCCGTTAGGCCGAGCCAGCGCGCCACCGTAGTACTCACAGGCATCTTCCCTCCGTTTGCCGCCATCACCAGAACATTAGCCAGTGCTCCCAGGGTAAGACAAGGCATCCCAGAAAGCTTCAAGTTGAAGAGCGTCCCCACAAAAACCACCAACATACTGAAAAGATGAAAAAGAGAAGCATAAGGAAGAGGCAAAAGGAGAAAAATAAACTTAGCCACCATTCCCAGAAGAATAATCCATGTACAGGAAAAACGAGTGCGGGAGAGGTTTCCCAATCGTCCCCCTCGTAACCACCCA is part of the Atribacterota bacterium genome and encodes:
- a CDS encoding DUF5317 domain-containing protein, encoding MLADFLIIGLLIGWLRGGRLGNLSRTRFSCTWIILLGMVAKFIFLLLPLPYASLFHLFSMLVVFVGTLFNLKLSGMPCLTLGALANVLVMAANGGKMPVSTTVARWLGLTDLIRNLEKGFYPDYVAIGLSTRLSFLADVLPYFSLLFRKFFVVSIGDYLLGLGVLWFLIYYLGRKEKKICGAELPRQLSR
- the galU gene encoding UTP--glucose-1-phosphate uridylyltransferase GalU — encoded protein: MRGRITKAVIPVAGFGTRLLPVTKTQPKEMLPLVDRPAVQYVVEEAVASGIESILFVTGRGKRAIEDYFDYAVELENELQNKGREKLLEEIRRIVEAVDIFYVRQKRPRGLGDALLQARRFVGEENFAVFLADDIVLSPVPCLLQMLEFYVQEPAIYLAAMPVPREDVSQWGIIKGKEVASSLYLVEDLVEKPSVEEAPSNLAIVGRYLLNPSVFEAISKVNPGKGGEIQLTDALKSLLPRERMYAYCFSGKHFGVGDKISYLKANIALALQREEFAPSLWQFLQELLEEGRKR